The following proteins come from a genomic window of Candidatus Schekmanbacteria bacterium RIFCSPLOWO2_02_FULL_38_14:
- a CDS encoding NADH dehydrogenase, whose product MKISVGMSTCGCATGAKGVYEAILAEVAKENLKPRITMTGCIGLCHAEPIVDISMPKFPRITYGKVKPQEVSNILKDTISGKVSSKAIGRTDEDKFPISGFTKRLLSDGKSQQALSVPLINTTPFYKKQVKIAMRNCGIIDPNNISEYIARDGYFSLAKVLKEKKPEKVISDVEKSGIRGRGGAGFPTGRKWAVARKAQGKTKYVICNADEGDPGAYMDRSILEGDPHSIIEGMIIAAYAIGATQGYIYVRSEYPIAIEKLETALKMARDAGLLGKGIMKTGFDFDIKITQGAGAFVCGEETALIRSIEGSWGEPRQRPPYPAIAGLWDMPTVINNVETLANIPAIIAKGAEWFSSMGTKDSKGTKVFSLVGKIKNVGLVEVPMGITLSEIIFDIGGGIPKDKKVKAVQTGGPSGGCIPANMLNLPIDYDELKKAGSIMGSGGMVVMDEDTCMVDIAKYFLSYLEDESCGKCVPCRVGVRKMREIVEDITRGNGRAEDIELLEEMAQSIKDGSFCNLGATAPNPVLTTLRYFRDEYEAHINEKKCPAGVCKKLIKYRIEPSTCIACGKCIEACPVDAITGEKKKAHVIDVKKCTKCSACKEICPVDAVVTK is encoded by the coding sequence ATGAAGATAAGTGTTGGTATGTCAACATGCGGTTGTGCTACAGGCGCAAAGGGCGTGTATGAAGCTATTCTTGCTGAGGTTGCAAAAGAGAATTTAAAGCCCAGGATAACAATGACAGGATGCATTGGTCTGTGCCATGCAGAACCAATTGTTGATATCTCTATGCCGAAATTCCCACGGATAACATATGGAAAGGTAAAACCTCAGGAAGTTTCAAATATCTTAAAAGACACTATTTCAGGCAAGGTTTCATCAAAGGCAATTGGTAGAACTGATGAGGATAAATTTCCTATTTCCGGTTTTACTAAAAGGCTTTTATCGGATGGCAAATCTCAGCAGGCTTTATCAGTCCCATTGATAAATACTACTCCATTTTATAAGAAGCAGGTGAAGATTGCCATGCGAAACTGTGGCATAATCGACCCGAATAATATTTCTGAATATATAGCCAGAGACGGATACTTTTCGCTTGCAAAGGTTTTAAAGGAGAAAAAGCCTGAGAAGGTAATATCAGATGTTGAAAAATCAGGAATAAGGGGGAGGGGCGGCGCAGGATTCCCGACAGGAAGAAAATGGGCTGTTGCAAGAAAGGCTCAGGGGAAAACAAAATATGTAATCTGTAACGCAGATGAGGGTGACCCGGGGGCATATATGGACCGTTCAATCCTTGAAGGGGACCCACACTCTATAATAGAGGGTATGATTATTGCAGCTTATGCAATTGGAGCAACACAGGGATATATCTATGTCAGGTCTGAATACCCGATTGCAATAGAGAAACTTGAGACTGCTTTAAAGATGGCAAGAGATGCAGGGCTTCTTGGTAAAGGAATTATGAAAACAGGTTTTGACTTTGATATTAAGATTACTCAGGGAGCCGGAGCTTTTGTTTGCGGTGAAGAGACAGCGCTTATAAGATCAATTGAAGGTAGCTGGGGTGAGCCGAGACAGAGACCTCCCTACCCGGCAATTGCAGGGCTCTGGGATATGCCAACAGTCATCAACAATGTTGAGACACTTGCAAATATCCCGGCAATAATTGCAAAGGGCGCAGAATGGTTCTCATCAATGGGAACCAAAGACAGCAAGGGAACAAAGGTGTTTTCACTTGTGGGCAAGATTAAAAATGTCGGGCTTGTTGAAGTGCCTATGGGCATTACGCTCTCTGAAATCATATTTGATATTGGAGGTGGCATCCCAAAAGATAAAAAGGTCAAAGCAGTTCAGACAGGAGGTCCTTCAGGTGGATGCATACCTGCAAATATGCTGAATTTACCAATTGATTATGATGAGCTTAAAAAAGCAGGCTCTATCATGGGTTCAGGCGGAATGGTTGTGATGGATGAGGATACCTGCATGGTGGATATTGCAAAATATTTTCTGAGCTATTTAGAAGATGAATCCTGCGGCAAGTGTGTTCCGTGCAGAGTTGGGGTAAGAAAGATGAGGGAGATTGTTGAGGATATTACAAGGGGAAATGGAAGGGCAGAAGATATAGAACTTCTGGAAGAGATGGCACAGTCTATCAAGGATGGCTCTTTCTGTAACTTAGGAGCCACCGCGCCAAATCCTGTGCTGACAACTCTGCGATATTTCAGAGATGAATATGAGGCGCATATAAATGAGAAGAAATGTCCGGCTGGTGTATGCAAGAAACTTATAAAATACCGTATTGAACCCTCTACCTGTATTGCATGCGGGAAATGCATTGAAGCATGCCCTGTTGATGCAATAACAGGAGAAAAGAAAAAGGCTCATGTTATTGATGTTAAGAAATGCACCAAGTGTTCTGCATGCAAGGAGATTTGCCCGGTTGATGCAGTGGTGACAAAGTAA